A region from the Nematostella vectensis chromosome 13, jaNemVect1.1, whole genome shotgun sequence genome encodes:
- the LOC5505874 gene encoding guanine nucleotide exchange factor MSS4 produces the protein MAESKNNARQPSPEKDSSLPGDLVTNGKNSKWVECKLCHSKVLRPQTAEYIKEEIFLPSMQQKTKINMDSPEGDTLHHYWLVHDMFAFENVGFSKTVNNVKYLTCADCEVGPIGWQLANDSTRFLVALERVKHS, from the exons ATGGCGGAATctaaaaacaatgcaaggcaGCCTTCACCGGAAAAGGATTCATCTTTACCCGGCGATCTGGTGACGAACGGAAAGAATTCTAAATGGGTTGAATGCAAGTTATGCCATTCTAAAGTGTTGAGACCGCAAACTGCAGAATATATAAAAGAAGAG ATTTTCCTTCCAAGCATGCAGCAGAAAACAAAGATAAATATGGATAGTCCAGAAGGAGACACACTGCACCATTACTGGCTTGTCCATGACATGTTTGCATTTGAAAATGTTGGCTTCTCCAAGACTGTGAATAACGTTAAGTACTTAACATGTGCAGACTGTGAAGTTGGGCCGATTGGCTGGCAACTCGCTAATGACTCCACAAGGTTTTTAGTTGCACTTGAGAGAGTGAAACATAGCTAG
- the LOC5505898 gene encoding 1-acylglycerol-3-phosphate O-acyltransferase ABHD5 — MAMDTVNQEELLPVEQLSTADSRSRWLSWCPTSDRLLEIAEARILKHLKAHYERKYVHVDKGHKIWTLHFNPNADKTPVVMVHGFGGGVGLWALNVDSLSKDRSVYAFDLLGFGRSSRPDFSTEADIAEQEFVESIENWRKELGIEKFILMGHSLGGFLTSSYALQHPEHVKHLVLVDPWGFPEKPPADELTGRIPGWVKVLGAVLSPFNPLAGLRAAGPWGPSLVQRFRPDFQKKYSALFDDDTILNYIYHCNAQRPSGETAFKYMSIPYGWAKYPMVNRIGELHRQVPISFIVGARSWVNNESSYEIKRIREDSFVDIQVIRGAGHHVYADRPDLFNATMHKIYTMVDNSNDIEPVQVESSV; from the exons ATGGCCATGGATACAGTAAATCAAGAAGAGTTACTACCCGTAGAACAGTTAAG CACTGCAGACTCGCGATCTCGGTGGCTCTCTTGGTGTCCGACTTCGGATAGACTGCTCGAGATAGCAGAGGCTAGAATTCTTAAAC ATTTAAAGGCACACTATGAAAGAAAATATGTCCATGTTGACAAGGGACATAAAATATGGACCCTTCATTTCAACCCAAATGCTGACAAGACCCCTGTTGTAATGGTACATGGTTTTGGTGGTGGTGTAGGCCTGTGGGCTCTTAATGTAGATTCTCTTTCGAAGGACCGCTCCGTATACGCATTTGACCTACTGGGGTTTGGTCGTAGCTCAAGACCAGACTTCAGTACAGAGGCAGATATCGCAGAGCAAGAATTTGTGGAATCTATCGAGAACTGGAGAAAAGAGCTTGGAATTGAAAAGTTTATACTAATGGGTCACAGTCTGGGTGGGTTCCTCACCAGTTCCTATGCCCTACAACACCCAGAGCATGTTAAACACCTTGTTTTGGTTGACCCGTGGGGGTTCCCAGAGAAGCCACCTGCTGATGAGCTAACGGGACGTATACCTGGATGGGTTAAAGTGCTAGGGGCTGTTCTTAGTCCCTTTAACCCCCTTGCTGGGCTAAGGGCCGCTGGGCCATGGG GCCCATCCCTCGTCCAGAGGTTCCGTCCAGATTTCCAAAAAAAGTATTCAGCATTGTTTGATGATGATACTATACTGAACTACATCTACCATTGCAATGCGCAACGCCCAAG TGGTGAGACTGCCTTCAAGTACATGAGCATTCCATACGGCTGGGCCAAGTATCCCATGGTAAACAGAATAGGAGAGCTTCATCGCCAAGTACCTATCTCATTTATTGTTGGTGCACGCTCATGGGTAAACAACGAAAGTTCATATGAGATCAAGAGGATCAGGGAGGATTCTTTTGTTGACATCCAGGTTATACGAGGTGCTGGGCACCATGTTTACGCAGATAGACCTGACTTGTTTAATGCAACAATGCACAAAATTTACACAATGGTTGACAATAGTAATGACATTGAGCCTGTACAGGTCGAATCTAGTGTATAA
- the LOC5505883 gene encoding adenosine receptor A2a translates to MRTPKYGNGMVVYIICWQRRLRERSSPNWFILSLAIADLFVGATNLSTIIACSQPNICSPRQATSKVLLFMKESSFAASATSLCILTFDRYLAVVHPFSYRQFMTCTKCLYLIAGAWCLGVAVVLPGLLYKLGVLNGGKSSYEFCFMILFLLMILFMIYAYVRIATVVRRHRKVIIVQERQMASNTEHEITRPSERKSNQNTKNTPRQASLASVAIVVGIFLACNAIDMSYFLCKAIDSCKASQDFLKITDVTRYVNSAANVFAYALVKGEFREHFRNMLLCKKELTPSPENKSWNVPSYICQIMMK, encoded by the exons atgaggactcccaaatatg GGAATGGAATGGTGGTCTATATCATCTGTTGGCAAAGGCGGCTTAGAGAGCGGAGTTCTCCTAATTGGTTCATCCTCTCGTTGGCCATCGCAGATCTGTTCGTCGGGGCGACCAACCTGTCTACCATCATAGCTTGTTCTCAACCTAACATATGTTCCCCGAGACAAGCAACTTCTAAAGTACTTTTATTCATGAAAGAGTCTTCTTTTGCTGCTTCTGCTACATCTTTGTGTATTTTGACTTTTGACCGCTACCTAGCGGTTGTACACCCTTTCAGCTATAGACAGTTTATGACTTGCACAAAATGTCTGTATCTCATCGCTGGTGCATGGTGCCTTGGGGTAGCTGTTGTATTACCCGGCCTCCTGTATAAGCTTGGAGTCTTGAATGGTGGGAAATCATCCTATGAATTTTGCTTTATGATTCTATTTCTTCTGATGATTCTGTTCATGATTTATGCCTATGTGAGGATAGCAACGGTTGTGAGACGGCATCGCAAAGTGATCATCGTCCAGGAAAGACAAATGGCGTCGAACACGGAACACGAAATCACAAGGCCAAGCGAGCGGAAAAGCAaccaaaacaccaaaaacacTCCTAGACAGGCGAGTCTAGCATCCGTCGCGATTGTAGTTGGCATTTTCCTTGCCTGCAACGCAATAGACATGAGTTATTTTCTGTGCAAAGCTATTGATTCGTGTAAGGCATCACAGGACTTCTTGAAAATAACTGATGTCACTAGATATGTGAACTCGGCGGCAAACGTTTTTGCGTATGCTCTTGTCAAGGGAGAGTTCCGAGAACACTTCAGGAACATGCTGCTGTGCAAAAAGGAGTTAACACCCTCGCCAGAAAATAAAAGCTGGAATGTACCCTCTTACATCTGTCAAATAATGATGAAGTAG